In Candidatus Promineifilum breve, one genomic interval encodes:
- a CDS encoding 8-oxoguanine deaminase, whose product MPTLLVKNAHMLVTMDDARREIAGGGLFIRDNVIEAVGPAANLPETADAVLDLRDHVVLPGLINTHHHLYQSLTRVIAQDADLFTWLRTLYPIWANLTDEAIYVSTLTGLAELALSGCTTSSDHLYIFPNDCTLDSQIRAAADVGVRFHAARGSMSLGESQGGLPPDRVTEDEAFILRDSRRLIETYHDAARHAMTRVVLAPCSPFSVTPDLMRESAALARAYGVRLHTHLAETIEEEAFCLETFGQRPVPYVESLGWTGDDVWHAHCVHMSAGEIDLFGRTGTGVAHCPSSNMRLASGICHVLDLRRAGAPVGLGVDGSASNDSGHLLAEARQAMLLQRVAPDRYLSEPPGGRGGFAGTAAAMSAREALEIATRGGAAVLGRDDVGYLAPGMSADFIALNLNRIDYAGAWHDPTAAVLFCGPRGVDLSVINGRVVVAEGRLTTVDLDAHLPRHNALSRAMINGE is encoded by the coding sequence ATGCCTACTTTACTCGTAAAAAACGCCCACATGCTGGTCACGATGGACGACGCGCGCCGCGAGATAGCCGGCGGCGGGTTGTTCATTCGCGATAACGTCATCGAGGCCGTGGGGCCGGCGGCGAACCTGCCGGAGACGGCCGACGCCGTGCTCGACCTGCGCGACCACGTCGTGCTGCCCGGCCTGATCAACACCCACCACCATCTCTACCAGAGCCTGACCCGCGTCATCGCCCAGGACGCCGATCTGTTCACCTGGCTGCGCACCCTCTACCCCATCTGGGCCAATCTGACCGACGAGGCCATCTACGTCAGCACCCTGACCGGCCTGGCCGAGTTGGCCTTGTCGGGCTGCACCACCAGCAGCGACCATCTCTACATCTTCCCCAACGATTGCACGCTGGACAGCCAGATCAGGGCCGCGGCCGACGTGGGAGTGCGCTTCCACGCCGCCCGCGGCTCCATGTCGCTGGGCGAAAGCCAAGGGGGTCTCCCCCCCGACCGCGTGACCGAGGACGAGGCGTTCATCCTGCGCGACAGCCGCCGCCTGATCGAGACCTACCACGACGCCGCCCGCCACGCCATGACCCGCGTCGTGCTGGCCCCCTGCTCCCCCTTCTCCGTCACGCCCGATCTGATGCGCGAATCGGCCGCCCTGGCCCGCGCCTATGGCGTGCGGCTGCACACCCATCTGGCCGAGACCATCGAGGAAGAGGCGTTCTGCCTGGAGACGTTCGGCCAACGCCCCGTGCCCTACGTGGAATCGTTGGGCTGGACGGGCGATGACGTGTGGCACGCCCATTGCGTCCACATGAGCGCCGGGGAGATCGATCTGTTCGGCCGCACCGGCACGGGCGTGGCCCATTGCCCGTCGAGCAACATGCGTCTCGCCAGCGGCATCTGCCACGTGCTCGATCTGCGGCGGGCGGGCGCGCCGGTGGGGTTGGGGGTCGATGGCTCGGCGTCGAACGATTCCGGCCACCTGCTGGCCGAGGCGCGGCAGGCCATGCTGTTGCAGCGCGTGGCCCCCGACCGCTATCTGTCGGAGCCGCCGGGCGGTCGCGGCGGGTTTGCCGGCACGGCGGCGGCCATGTCGGCCCGCGAGGCGCTGGAGATCGCCACGCGCGGCGGCGCGGCGGTGTTGGGGCGCGACGACGTAGGCTATCTGGCCCCCGGCATGAGCGCCGACTTCATCGCCCTGAATCTGAACCGTATCGACTACGCCGGGGCGTGGCACGACCCGACGGCGGCCGTGCTGTTCTGCGGGCCGCGCGGGGTCGATCTGTCGGTCATCAACGGTCGGGTGGTGGTGGCCGAGGGGCGGCTGACGACGGTCGACCTGGACGCCCACCTGCCGCGCCACAATGCCCTCTCACGGGCGATGATCAATGGGGAATAG